In Ficedula albicollis isolate OC2 chromosome 19, FicAlb1.5, whole genome shotgun sequence, one DNA window encodes the following:
- the TIMM22 gene encoding mitochondrial import inner membrane translocase subunit Tim22 isoform X2, with protein sequence MAASPPSAPGEPAPPPPPLQYSLLLQHLVGDKRQPRVWDPAALGGIPCPPKSEEQKMVERVMESCPFKAALACVGGFVLGGAFGIFTAGIDTNVGFDPKDPYRTPTAREVLKDMGQRGISYAKNFAIVGAMFSCTECMVESYRGKSDWKNSVISGCITGGAIGFRAGLKAGVIGCGGFAAFSAAVDYYLR encoded by the exons ATGGCGGCCTCGCCGCCCTCAGCCCCGGGAGAGCCGG cgccgccgccgccgccgctgcagtacagcctcctgctgcagcatctggTGGGCGACAAGCGGCAGCCCCGCGTGTGGGACCCCGCCGCCCTCGGCGGAATCCCCTGCCCGCCCAAGAGCGAGGAGCAGAAGATGGTGGAGCGGGTCATGGAGAGCTGCCCCTTCAAGGCGGCGCTGGCTTGCGTGGGAG GATTTGTTCTGGGAGGTGCGTTTGGTATCTTCACAGCTGGCATTGACACCAACGTGGGGTTTGATCCCAAGGATCCTTACCGCACACCCACGGCCAGAGAGGTGCTCAAGGACATGGGGCAGCGAGGCATCTCCTACGCCAAGAACTTCGCCATCGTGGGTGCCATGTTCTCCTGCACGGAATGCATGGTAGAATCT TATCGTGGGAAGTCAGACTGGAAGAACAGCGTTATCAGTGGCTGCATCACAGGAGGAGCCATTGGCTTCAGAG CTGGGCTCAAGGCCGGGGTGATCGGCTGCGGAGGATTCGCCGCTTTCTCTGCTGCCGTCGATTACTACCTGCGGTAA
- the TIMM22 gene encoding mitochondrial import inner membrane translocase subunit Tim22 isoform X1, producing MAASPPSAPGEPAPPPPPLQYSLLLQHLVGDKRQPRVWDPAALGGIPCPPKSEEQKMVERVMESCPFKAALACVGGFVLGGAFGIFTAGIDTNVGFDPKDPYRTPTAREVLKDMGQRGISYAKNFAIVGAMFSCTECMVESYRGKSDWKNSVISGCITGGAIGFRGWWCLLGAVSVIAVIRFNLVMQHTMFLVQHTHYKPLCTGLW from the exons ATGGCGGCCTCGCCGCCCTCAGCCCCGGGAGAGCCGG cgccgccgccgccgccgctgcagtacagcctcctgctgcagcatctggTGGGCGACAAGCGGCAGCCCCGCGTGTGGGACCCCGCCGCCCTCGGCGGAATCCCCTGCCCGCCCAAGAGCGAGGAGCAGAAGATGGTGGAGCGGGTCATGGAGAGCTGCCCCTTCAAGGCGGCGCTGGCTTGCGTGGGAG GATTTGTTCTGGGAGGTGCGTTTGGTATCTTCACAGCTGGCATTGACACCAACGTGGGGTTTGATCCCAAGGATCCTTACCGCACACCCACGGCCAGAGAGGTGCTCAAGGACATGGGGCAGCGAGGCATCTCCTACGCCAAGAACTTCGCCATCGTGGGTGCCATGTTCTCCTGCACGGAATGCATGGTAGAATCT TATCGTGGGAAGTCAGACTGGAAGAACAGCGTTATCAGTGGCTGCATCACAGGAGGAGCCATTGGCTTCAGAGGTTGGTGGtgcctgctgggagctgtttcTGTGATAGCTGTGATAAGATTTAATTTGGTTATGCAGCACACGATGTTCTTAGTGCAGCACACACACTACAAACCTCTTTGCACGGGGTTATGGTGA